From the genome of Rhodobacteraceae bacterium Araon29, one region includes:
- a CDS encoding class I SAM-dependent RNA methyltransferase — MNEFTITRLGHQGDGIAEGPLYAPLTLPGEVITAVQDGQKLGDIRIVKPSPDRVAPPCRHFKSCGGCQLQHASDSFVAGWKVDMVRTALAAQGLQTDLPSVLTSPAASRRRAVFSARRTKKSALVGFHARSSDVIIDIPDCQLVHPDLRAARPALAALTTLGASRKAELNITLTRFDQGLDVAAHGGKPLDGPLRAALAQHMAEHRYTRLSWNGEVVAMQTPPLQRFGNAAVTPPPGSFLQATDAGEAALVRSVQNVIGSARKVVDLFSGCGTFSLPLAQTAEVHAVEGEAEMTAALDAGWRRAEGLKKLTHEARDLFRRPLLVDELDRFDAAVIDPPRAGADAQVAELAKSTLKTIAYVSCNPISFARDAAHLCANGYRLEFVQTVDQFRWSTHIELIAGFTRNT, encoded by the coding sequence ATGAATGAATTTACCATCACACGGCTTGGCCATCAGGGCGACGGCATTGCCGAGGGCCCGCTTTATGCGCCGCTCACCCTACCCGGTGAAGTGATTACCGCTGTGCAAGATGGCCAAAAGCTGGGCGATATCCGGATCGTTAAACCTTCGCCCGACCGCGTTGCCCCGCCCTGCCGCCATTTCAAATCCTGCGGCGGATGCCAGCTACAACATGCCTCGGACAGTTTTGTGGCGGGTTGGAAAGTCGATATGGTGCGCACAGCGCTTGCGGCGCAGGGGCTGCAGACCGATCTGCCGTCCGTGCTTACATCGCCAGCCGCCAGCCGCCGCCGCGCCGTATTTTCCGCCCGCCGCACCAAAAAATCCGCGCTGGTCGGCTTTCACGCCCGCAGCTCGGATGTCATCATAGACATCCCCGATTGCCAGCTGGTGCACCCCGATCTGCGCGCCGCGCGCCCGGCGCTTGCGGCGCTGACCACGCTTGGCGCCAGCCGCAAGGCCGAGCTAAACATTACGCTGACACGCTTTGATCAGGGCCTTGATGTGGCGGCCCACGGCGGCAAACCCCTAGATGGCCCGCTGCGCGCAGCCTTGGCGCAGCACATGGCCGAGCACCGCTATACCCGCCTAAGCTGGAACGGCGAGGTGGTGGCCATGCAAACCCCGCCGCTGCAACGCTTTGGTAATGCCGCCGTCACCCCGCCGCCGGGCAGTTTTTTGCAGGCCACCGACGCAGGCGAAGCCGCGCTGGTCCGCAGCGTGCAAAATGTGATCGGCAGCGCGCGCAAAGTGGTTGACCTTTTCAGCGGCTGCGGCACATTTTCATTGCCGCTTGCCCAAACGGCCGAAGTGCACGCGGTCGAGGGCGAAGCCGAAATGACCGCCGCCCTTGATGCCGGTTGGCGCCGGGCCGAGGGATTGAAAAAACTCACCCATGAGGCGCGCGATCTCTTTCGCCGCCCGCTGCTGGTGGATGAGCTGGACAGGTTTGACGCTGCCGTGATCGACCCGCCCCGCGCCGGCGCCGATGCGCAGGTGGCCGAGCTGGCCAAAAGCACACTGAAAACCATCGCTTATGTATCGTGCAATCCGATAAGCTTTGCCCGCGATGCCGCGCATCTCTGCGCCAATGGCTACAGGCTCGAATTTGTGCAGACCGTGGATCAGTTTCGCTGGTCCACCCATATCGAGCTGATCGCCGGCTTTACGCGCAACACTTGA
- a CDS encoding cytochrome P450, whose amino-acid sequence MVKDNDQGTTANLPFLALSAPGFSTKSGAVFAARDQHWCARTPLGLAVLSYDHVGRLLRDRRLRQGSYAWPQSQNAQGSFANFWQRSVISQEGAGHKQLRQVALAALDEGFILSLVPAFDAIAQRLCDGLKTRRECEFQRDFALPFSGQAICVLLNLPLRTWQSVARDASTLGLAMGLNYKTHEDEVNAACDRLMRLADQLIGSAERGQDREGLAARLLRAAQKFSQIGRQELLDLIVILIFGGVDTTRSQLGFLMALFDRHPMQWQALKRDPSLVPNAIEEAIRAWPTTTWVTREATESFVYDGVEIAKGTTLHLLVHVSAKDPALGSLPEFDITAKQRRHHGFGGGAHHCLGHFVARTDMASALRALVVALEDFEVIGTPRYLPDSGNTSPEVLPLAYRLAP is encoded by the coding sequence ATGGTAAAGGATAACGATCAAGGGACTACGGCCAACCTGCCGTTTCTCGCGTTAAGCGCGCCGGGGTTTTCGACAAAATCGGGGGCGGTGTTTGCGGCGCGCGATCAGCATTGGTGCGCGCGAACGCCCTTGGGGCTTGCGGTGCTGTCCTATGATCATGTGGGCCGGCTTTTGCGCGATCGCCGGTTGCGGCAGGGCAGCTATGCCTGGCCGCAAAGTCAAAACGCGCAGGGCAGTTTTGCCAATTTCTGGCAGCGCAGTGTCATTTCGCAAGAGGGCGCGGGGCATAAGCAGCTGCGGCAGGTGGCACTCGCGGCGCTGGATGAGGGCTTTATCCTGTCGCTTGTGCCCGCTTTTGATGCCATTGCCCAAAGGCTTTGCGATGGGCTTAAAACCCGCAGGGAATGCGAATTTCAGCGCGATTTTGCACTGCCCTTTTCCGGTCAGGCGATTTGCGTTCTTTTGAACCTGCCGCTGCGGACATGGCAGTCGGTGGCGCGCGATGCCAGCACGCTTGGGCTGGCCATGGGGCTCAACTACAAAACCCATGAAGATGAGGTCAACGCCGCCTGTGATCGCTTGATGCGTTTGGCAGATCAGCTGATCGGTTCGGCCGAGCGGGGCCAGGACCGTGAAGGTCTGGCCGCCCGGTTGCTGCGCGCGGCGCAGAAATTTTCGCAGATCGGGCGGCAAGAGCTGTTGGATTTAATCGTTATTCTGATATTCGGCGGGGTGGACACAACGCGCAGCCAGTTGGGGTTTCTGATGGCGCTTTTTGACCGTCATCCGATGCAGTGGCAGGCGCTAAAACGTGATCCATCCTTGGTGCCCAATGCCATCGAGGAAGCCATTCGTGCTTGGCCGACCACCACATGGGTCACCCGCGAGGCAACCGAGAGCTTTGTCTATGACGGGGTAGAAATTGCCAAGGGCACAACGCTGCATCTTTTGGTGCATGTCAGCGCCAAGGATCCAGCGCTTGGTTCGCTGCCTGAGTTTGACATCACAGCAAAACAGCGGCGCCATCACGGGTTTGGCGGCGGCGCGCATCACTGTCTTGGGCATTTTGTGGCGCGCACGGATATGGCTTCGGCTTTGCGTGCTTTGGTGGTGGCGCTTGAAGATTTTGAGGTGATTGGAACGCCGCGCTATCTTCCCGATAGCGGCAATACCAGCCCCGAAGTTTTGCCCCTTGCGTACCGTCTTGCGCCGTAG
- a CDS encoding methyltransferase domain-containing protein, which yields MSITDTKTQYKTPSNFKSRGNLHAKYASQNWQLWLAQRIHIPDHSDVLDIGCGTGGFWRAAVDTYPESLSLTLLDSAEAMLDEAVKTVTSAGHYRAVRGVLANAMQLPFEGGRFDALCAMHMLYHLPDPAQALGEMRRVLRPGGCIAITTSGRDNLRALHALSAQVFGGAGVDPAAATFGPADAEALLADGFKDIKTEVLRDPYAVTDHRDLLHYLRSFPPASDASEDQLAQLEKLILDEMNASGGIFHLRTQAALITARV from the coding sequence ATGTCGATCACAGATACCAAGACCCAGTATAAAACCCCCAGCAATTTTAAATCCCGCGGCAATCTGCACGCCAAATATGCAAGCCAGAACTGGCAATTATGGCTGGCACAGCGCATCCATATTCCAGACCACAGTGATGTGCTTGATATCGGATGCGGCACCGGCGGGTTTTGGCGTGCGGCGGTTGATACCTATCCCGAAAGCCTATCGCTCACCCTGCTCGACAGCGCCGAGGCCATGCTGGATGAGGCGGTCAAAACCGTCACCTCGGCCGGGCATTACCGCGCGGTGCGCGGCGTGCTGGCCAATGCTATGCAGCTGCCGTTTGAGGGCGGTCGCTTTGATGCGCTGTGCGCCATGCATATGCTCTATCACCTGCCAGACCCGGCGCAGGCCCTGGGTGAAATGCGCCGCGTGCTGCGCCCCGGCGGATGCATCGCCATAACCACAAGCGGGCGGGACAACCTGCGCGCTTTGCATGCGCTTTCTGCGCAGGTCTTTGGCGGCGCAGGGGTGGATCCGGCCGCTGCAACCTTTGGACCCGCAGATGCCGAGGCGCTTCTGGCGGATGGGTTCAAAGACATTAAAACAGAGGTTTTGCGCGACCCTTATGCGGTGACAGATCACCGCGATCTGCTGCACTACCTGCGCTCTTTTCCGCCCGCAAGTGATGCCAGCGAGGATCAGCTTGCGCAGTTGGAAAAACTGATCTTAGATGAAATGAACGCCTCGGGT